One region of Ictalurus furcatus strain D&B chromosome 17, Billie_1.0, whole genome shotgun sequence genomic DNA includes:
- the ndc1 gene encoding nucleoporin NDC1 isoform X2: MFSFNQNCWFIRKVVRWRAVASIGWSVVLLPPITALLVFFIRFSVFHPTHWLSGCLGLLTEASTLFSMFLLCAAVILLAFFNLQYYTVVPSIPCSRVALLAEVLHPRQCVHSLVHCAVGMLVMWCVCVMAGGRYHALHSPCTHGDSVDVCLNEYHMFMLLAGAFMGYSHSLMGVVQNVHYVSFHIIQYKYMRFKGSVWWLLKCSAVQSLYSVRNYAILYFLFGHIPRTWISNTLNLHIDSSVRSLDSFGGLCDVSLFYQLWISGTFLLLTWYLTVLLFRIYVTEPYRFPVQSSFAEDAEECLPKVLTEKNALVMKFLALQDLALLSQHSPARRQEVFSLSQPGGHPHNWNAISKECLSLLSELTQRLIAHHDAVASNGRAKPPSDSRSSSSCSVTSGTEDLSQSPFHSALSRTPGSVFGSAVSGVNLPLTAPFTPDLTSPFSSPAFRPLFSSQLAQKPWLGSVQSPHVTRRNPKLWSTSTDSQTNGSPLPSPEPAPKPAGERKPSFLSQWLQNRKEQVKGFLAKRVLVVYLFNKLPEASSQALFADSQAHIWALEGLSHLVSASYSEDKYGVVQTTLPSILSSMLSLQEAVDRHFKLPHASSKPLKTSCSLGDSTYKTLRFALRAALKTAIYRITTTFREHLHAVSVPAEQQKRLQQFLEYKE; encoded by the exons gtggTGAGATGGCGAGCTGTAGCCAGTATCGGGTGGTCAGTGGTGCTGCTGCCTCCCATCACCGCTCTGCTCGTCTTCTTCATCaggttcagtgtgtttcacCCCACACACTGGCTCTCGG GATGTTTGGGTTTGCTCACAGAGGCGAGTACACTTTTCTCCATGTTCCTGCTCTGTGCAGCTGTTATTCTCCTCGCCTTCTTCAACCTGCAGTATTACACGG TCGTTCCCTCCATCCCGTGTTCTCGAGTGGCTCTCCTGGCTGAAGTGCTCCACCCTCGTCAGTGTGTTCACTCTCTGGTGCACTGCGCGGTCGGGATGCTggtgatgtggtgtgtgtgcgtgatggCAGGCGGCCGCTATCACGCTCTCCACTCTCCCTGCACACACGGCGACAG TGTTGACGTGTGTCTGAACGAGTATCACATGTTCATGCTGCTGGCCGGAGCGTTTATGGGTTACTCTCACAGTTTAATGGGCGTCGTCCAAAACGTCCACTACGTCTCCTTTCACATCATACAG tATAAGTACATGCGCTTTAAAGGCTCTGTGTGGTGGCTGCTGAAGTGCAGTGCTGTTCAGTCTTTATATTCAGTCAGGAATTACGCCATCCTCTATTTCCTCTTCG GACACATCCCCAGGACGTGGATCTCCAACACACTGAATCTGCACATAGACAG TTCTGTGCGCTCTCTGGACTCGTTTGGAGGACTGTGTGACGTGTCGTTGTTCTACCAGCTGTGGATCAGTGGAACATTCCTGCTGCTCACCTGGTACCTCACCGTGCTGCTCTTCAGGATTTACGTCACAGAG CCGTACAGGTTTCCGGTGCAGTCGTCATTCGCTGAGGACGCAGAAGAGTGTCTTCCTAAAGTCCTGACTGAGAAGAATGCCTTGGTCATGAAG tTTCTGGCGCTGCAGGATTTGGCGTTGCTTTCCCAGCATTCCCCTGCACGTAGACAGGAAGTCTTCAGCCTCAGTCAGCCAG gtggtcaCCCTCACAACTGGAACGCTATTAGTAAGGAGTGTTTGTCACTGTTGAGTGAATTAACACAGCGTCTCATCGCTCATCACGACGCCGTGGCGTCTAACGGCAGAGCAAAACCTCCGTCTGACTCCAGATCCAGCTCATCCtgctcag TGACATCGGGGACGGAGGATCTTTCTCAGAGTCCTTTCCACAGTGCTCTGAGCAGGACTCCTGGCTCAGTGTTCGGTTCCGCAGTGAGCGGTGTGAACTTGCCCCTGACCGCCCCGTTCACCCCCGACCTGACCTCCCCATTCTCCAGCCCCGCCTTCAGACCCCTGTTCAGCTCACAATTGGCCCAGAAACCCTGGTTGGGTTCGGTCCAGAGTCCTCACGTCACCCGGAGGAACCCCAAACTGTGGAGCACGTCCACTG ACTCGCAGACCAATGGGAGCCCTCTGCCATCTCCTGAGCCTGCCCCCAAACCTGCAGGTGAACGGAAACCCAGCTTTCTGTCCCAGTGGCTCCAGAACAGGAAGGAACAG GTTAAAGGTTTCTTGGCAAAGCGTGTGCtggttgtgtatttatttaataag CTGCCTGAGGCTTCGAGTCAAGCTCTGTTTGCTGATAGCCAAGCGCACATCTGGGCTCTGGAAG GATTGTCTCATCTGGTGTCTGCTTCGTACTCTGAGGACAAGTATGGAGTGGTGCAGACTACGTTACCCAGCATCCTCAGCAGCATGCTGTCTCTGCAGGAG GCTGTGGACCGTCACTTTAAGCTTCCTCACGCCTCCAGTAAGCCGCTGAAGACCTCGTGCAGTTTGGGCGACTCGACGTATAAAACCCTGCGCTTTGCTCTGAGGGCGGCTCTGAAAACCGCCATCTACAGGATCACCACCACCTTCAGGGAGCACTTACA TGCTGTCAGTGTTCCAGCGGAGCAGCAGAAGAGACTTCAGCAGTTCCTGGAATATAAGGAGTAG
- the ndc1 gene encoding nucleoporin NDC1 isoform X1 has product MFSFNQNCWFIRKVVRWRAVASIGWSVVLLPPITALLVFFIRFSVFHPTHWLSGCLGLLTEASTLFSMFLLCAAVILLAFFNLQYYTVVPSIPCSRVALLAEVLHPRQCVHSLVHCAVGMLVMWCVCVMAGGRYHALHSPCTHGDSVDVCLNEYHMFMLLAGAFMGYSHSLMGVVQNVHYVSFHIIQQYKYMRFKGSVWWLLKCSAVQSLYSVRNYAILYFLFGHIPRTWISNTLNLHIDSSVRSLDSFGGLCDVSLFYQLWISGTFLLLTWYLTVLLFRIYVTEPYRFPVQSSFAEDAEECLPKVLTEKNALVMKFLALQDLALLSQHSPARRQEVFSLSQPGGHPHNWNAISKECLSLLSELTQRLIAHHDAVASNGRAKPPSDSRSSSSCSVTSGTEDLSQSPFHSALSRTPGSVFGSAVSGVNLPLTAPFTPDLTSPFSSPAFRPLFSSQLAQKPWLGSVQSPHVTRRNPKLWSTSTDSQTNGSPLPSPEPAPKPAGERKPSFLSQWLQNRKEQVKGFLAKRVLVVYLFNKLPEASSQALFADSQAHIWALEGLSHLVSASYSEDKYGVVQTTLPSILSSMLSLQEAVDRHFKLPHASSKPLKTSCSLGDSTYKTLRFALRAALKTAIYRITTTFREHLHAVSVPAEQQKRLQQFLEYKE; this is encoded by the exons gtggTGAGATGGCGAGCTGTAGCCAGTATCGGGTGGTCAGTGGTGCTGCTGCCTCCCATCACCGCTCTGCTCGTCTTCTTCATCaggttcagtgtgtttcacCCCACACACTGGCTCTCGG GATGTTTGGGTTTGCTCACAGAGGCGAGTACACTTTTCTCCATGTTCCTGCTCTGTGCAGCTGTTATTCTCCTCGCCTTCTTCAACCTGCAGTATTACACGG TCGTTCCCTCCATCCCGTGTTCTCGAGTGGCTCTCCTGGCTGAAGTGCTCCACCCTCGTCAGTGTGTTCACTCTCTGGTGCACTGCGCGGTCGGGATGCTggtgatgtggtgtgtgtgcgtgatggCAGGCGGCCGCTATCACGCTCTCCACTCTCCCTGCACACACGGCGACAG TGTTGACGTGTGTCTGAACGAGTATCACATGTTCATGCTGCTGGCCGGAGCGTTTATGGGTTACTCTCACAGTTTAATGGGCGTCGTCCAAAACGTCCACTACGTCTCCTTTCACATCATACAG cagtATAAGTACATGCGCTTTAAAGGCTCTGTGTGGTGGCTGCTGAAGTGCAGTGCTGTTCAGTCTTTATATTCAGTCAGGAATTACGCCATCCTCTATTTCCTCTTCG GACACATCCCCAGGACGTGGATCTCCAACACACTGAATCTGCACATAGACAG TTCTGTGCGCTCTCTGGACTCGTTTGGAGGACTGTGTGACGTGTCGTTGTTCTACCAGCTGTGGATCAGTGGAACATTCCTGCTGCTCACCTGGTACCTCACCGTGCTGCTCTTCAGGATTTACGTCACAGAG CCGTACAGGTTTCCGGTGCAGTCGTCATTCGCTGAGGACGCAGAAGAGTGTCTTCCTAAAGTCCTGACTGAGAAGAATGCCTTGGTCATGAAG tTTCTGGCGCTGCAGGATTTGGCGTTGCTTTCCCAGCATTCCCCTGCACGTAGACAGGAAGTCTTCAGCCTCAGTCAGCCAG gtggtcaCCCTCACAACTGGAACGCTATTAGTAAGGAGTGTTTGTCACTGTTGAGTGAATTAACACAGCGTCTCATCGCTCATCACGACGCCGTGGCGTCTAACGGCAGAGCAAAACCTCCGTCTGACTCCAGATCCAGCTCATCCtgctcag TGACATCGGGGACGGAGGATCTTTCTCAGAGTCCTTTCCACAGTGCTCTGAGCAGGACTCCTGGCTCAGTGTTCGGTTCCGCAGTGAGCGGTGTGAACTTGCCCCTGACCGCCCCGTTCACCCCCGACCTGACCTCCCCATTCTCCAGCCCCGCCTTCAGACCCCTGTTCAGCTCACAATTGGCCCAGAAACCCTGGTTGGGTTCGGTCCAGAGTCCTCACGTCACCCGGAGGAACCCCAAACTGTGGAGCACGTCCACTG ACTCGCAGACCAATGGGAGCCCTCTGCCATCTCCTGAGCCTGCCCCCAAACCTGCAGGTGAACGGAAACCCAGCTTTCTGTCCCAGTGGCTCCAGAACAGGAAGGAACAG GTTAAAGGTTTCTTGGCAAAGCGTGTGCtggttgtgtatttatttaataag CTGCCTGAGGCTTCGAGTCAAGCTCTGTTTGCTGATAGCCAAGCGCACATCTGGGCTCTGGAAG GATTGTCTCATCTGGTGTCTGCTTCGTACTCTGAGGACAAGTATGGAGTGGTGCAGACTACGTTACCCAGCATCCTCAGCAGCATGCTGTCTCTGCAGGAG GCTGTGGACCGTCACTTTAAGCTTCCTCACGCCTCCAGTAAGCCGCTGAAGACCTCGTGCAGTTTGGGCGACTCGACGTATAAAACCCTGCGCTTTGCTCTGAGGGCGGCTCTGAAAACCGCCATCTACAGGATCACCACCACCTTCAGGGAGCACTTACA TGCTGTCAGTGTTCCAGCGGAGCAGCAGAAGAGACTTCAGCAGTTCCTGGAATATAAGGAGTAG
- the ndc1 gene encoding nucleoporin NDC1 isoform X3: MFSFNQNCWFIRKVVRWRAVASIGWSVVLLPPITALLVFFIRFSVFHPTHWLSGCLGLLTEASTLFSMFLLCAAVILLAFFNLQYYTVVPSIPCSRVALLAEVLHPRQCVHSLVHCAVGMLVMWCVCVMAGGRYHALHSPCTHGDSVDVCLNEYHMFMLLAGAFMGYSHSLMGVVQNVHYVSFHIIQQYKYMRFKGSVWWLLKCSAVQSLYSVRNYAILYFLFGHIPRTWISNTLNLHIDSSVRSLDSFGGLCDVSLFYQLWISGTFLLLTWYLTVLLFRIYVTEPYRFPVQSSFAEDAEECLPKVLTEKNALVMKFLALQDLALLSQHSPARRQEVFSLSQPGGHPHNWNAISKECLSLLSELTQRLIAHHDAVASNGRAKPPSDSRSSSSCSVTSGTEDLSQSPFHSALSRTPGSVFGSAVSGVNLPLTAPFTPDLTSPFSSPAFRPLFSSQLAQKPWLGSVQSPHVTRRNPKLWSTSTDSQTNGSPLPSPEPAPKPAGERKPSFLSQWLQNRKEQLPEASSQALFADSQAHIWALEGLSHLVSASYSEDKYGVVQTTLPSILSSMLSLQEAVDRHFKLPHASSKPLKTSCSLGDSTYKTLRFALRAALKTAIYRITTTFREHLHAVSVPAEQQKRLQQFLEYKE, from the exons gtggTGAGATGGCGAGCTGTAGCCAGTATCGGGTGGTCAGTGGTGCTGCTGCCTCCCATCACCGCTCTGCTCGTCTTCTTCATCaggttcagtgtgtttcacCCCACACACTGGCTCTCGG GATGTTTGGGTTTGCTCACAGAGGCGAGTACACTTTTCTCCATGTTCCTGCTCTGTGCAGCTGTTATTCTCCTCGCCTTCTTCAACCTGCAGTATTACACGG TCGTTCCCTCCATCCCGTGTTCTCGAGTGGCTCTCCTGGCTGAAGTGCTCCACCCTCGTCAGTGTGTTCACTCTCTGGTGCACTGCGCGGTCGGGATGCTggtgatgtggtgtgtgtgcgtgatggCAGGCGGCCGCTATCACGCTCTCCACTCTCCCTGCACACACGGCGACAG TGTTGACGTGTGTCTGAACGAGTATCACATGTTCATGCTGCTGGCCGGAGCGTTTATGGGTTACTCTCACAGTTTAATGGGCGTCGTCCAAAACGTCCACTACGTCTCCTTTCACATCATACAG cagtATAAGTACATGCGCTTTAAAGGCTCTGTGTGGTGGCTGCTGAAGTGCAGTGCTGTTCAGTCTTTATATTCAGTCAGGAATTACGCCATCCTCTATTTCCTCTTCG GACACATCCCCAGGACGTGGATCTCCAACACACTGAATCTGCACATAGACAG TTCTGTGCGCTCTCTGGACTCGTTTGGAGGACTGTGTGACGTGTCGTTGTTCTACCAGCTGTGGATCAGTGGAACATTCCTGCTGCTCACCTGGTACCTCACCGTGCTGCTCTTCAGGATTTACGTCACAGAG CCGTACAGGTTTCCGGTGCAGTCGTCATTCGCTGAGGACGCAGAAGAGTGTCTTCCTAAAGTCCTGACTGAGAAGAATGCCTTGGTCATGAAG tTTCTGGCGCTGCAGGATTTGGCGTTGCTTTCCCAGCATTCCCCTGCACGTAGACAGGAAGTCTTCAGCCTCAGTCAGCCAG gtggtcaCCCTCACAACTGGAACGCTATTAGTAAGGAGTGTTTGTCACTGTTGAGTGAATTAACACAGCGTCTCATCGCTCATCACGACGCCGTGGCGTCTAACGGCAGAGCAAAACCTCCGTCTGACTCCAGATCCAGCTCATCCtgctcag TGACATCGGGGACGGAGGATCTTTCTCAGAGTCCTTTCCACAGTGCTCTGAGCAGGACTCCTGGCTCAGTGTTCGGTTCCGCAGTGAGCGGTGTGAACTTGCCCCTGACCGCCCCGTTCACCCCCGACCTGACCTCCCCATTCTCCAGCCCCGCCTTCAGACCCCTGTTCAGCTCACAATTGGCCCAGAAACCCTGGTTGGGTTCGGTCCAGAGTCCTCACGTCACCCGGAGGAACCCCAAACTGTGGAGCACGTCCACTG ACTCGCAGACCAATGGGAGCCCTCTGCCATCTCCTGAGCCTGCCCCCAAACCTGCAGGTGAACGGAAACCCAGCTTTCTGTCCCAGTGGCTCCAGAACAGGAAGGAACAG CTGCCTGAGGCTTCGAGTCAAGCTCTGTTTGCTGATAGCCAAGCGCACATCTGGGCTCTGGAAG GATTGTCTCATCTGGTGTCTGCTTCGTACTCTGAGGACAAGTATGGAGTGGTGCAGACTACGTTACCCAGCATCCTCAGCAGCATGCTGTCTCTGCAGGAG GCTGTGGACCGTCACTTTAAGCTTCCTCACGCCTCCAGTAAGCCGCTGAAGACCTCGTGCAGTTTGGGCGACTCGACGTATAAAACCCTGCGCTTTGCTCTGAGGGCGGCTCTGAAAACCGCCATCTACAGGATCACCACCACCTTCAGGGAGCACTTACA TGCTGTCAGTGTTCCAGCGGAGCAGCAGAAGAGACTTCAGCAGTTCCTGGAATATAAGGAGTAG